A segment of the Rhizobium bangladeshense genome:
ACGGCCGCGCGGAGAATGACCGGTTTCATTTGCGTAAGGATGGATCGACATTCTGGGGCAGTGGATTAACCATGCCGCTGCGTGCCCAGCGCGCCGGCTATCTCAAAGTGCTCCGCGACGATACGGAGAGACATTTCGCAGAAGAGCACCAGCAAATCATGCTGCGCGAAATGAGCCATCGGGTTAAAAACAGCCTGGCGCTGGTCGCGGCCATGCTCGCCATGCAGGCCCGTTCGGCCAAGCAGGAGGAGGTCGCACAGGCCCTGCGTGATGCGGAGGCGCGTGTCGGAACGATTGCCGAGGTACACGACCAATTGTGGCGCCAGCCGCAGATCGAAACGGTGGACCTTGCCGATTTCCTGTCGAGCCTTTGCCATCGCCTGCAGCAGTCGACCACCCGACACATGATGTCAGTCGATGCCGATCCATGCATGGTAGATGCAGACCGCGCCATCCAGGTCGCGCTCCTCGTCAACGAGCTGGTGACGAATTCTGTCAAGCATGCCTATCCTGACGGAACAGGCACCGTCACTGTCAGCGCCCGCAGCCTCGGAGAAGAAATCGTACTTGAGGTCGCTGACTGCGGAAAAGGTCTGCCTCTGGAAGTGCTATCCCCTGAGAATGGCGGAAAAAGCCTCGGAATGAAGATCGTCCGCGCTCTCGTGCAGCAGCTGAAAGCCGAGCTTCACATGGAAAACAGGCAGCCCGGTACCGGTTTCGTGATCCGGTTCCCGAGGGAAGCGTGATGGACTATTTGAAGCGCCTGCCGTGAGGTCGCCTC
Coding sequences within it:
- a CDS encoding sensor histidine kinase, with protein sequence MDQFHFPSDESEIYRHIVESARDYAIFAMDRDGTVLTWNAGSENLFGYTAGEIIGQNSAVIFSFEDQLDGVLLKEIRLALATGRAGDNRWHIRKDGSSFWASGLMMPLRNDTGEVYGLMKIVRDRTLRLHEDEALRASEERLQLILKSAIDYAIFAIDSEGRIISWNTGACRIFGYEEGEILGRDARILFVAEDRNGGALEREMNAAAEHGRAENDRFHLRKDGSTFWGSGLTMPLRAQRAGYLKVLRDDTERHFAEEHQQIMLREMSHRVKNSLALVAAMLAMQARSAKQEEVAQALRDAEARVGTIAEVHDQLWRQPQIETVDLADFLSSLCHRLQQSTTRHMMSVDADPCMVDADRAIQVALLVNELVTNSVKHAYPDGTGTVTVSARSLGEEIVLEVADCGKGLPLEVLSPENGGKSLGMKIVRALVQQLKAELHMENRQPGTGFVIRFPREA